Below is a window of Cystobacter ferrugineus DNA.
GAAGCGCGTTCTACTCCGGCACGGGCCCGGGGGACGCGCATTCACTTCTTGCGCGAGGACTCCAGGATCTTCACGGGCGGGGTGAGCTGCTGGCCCCGGGCGGGGGCCTGCTGGATGGCGCGCACCACGTCCATGCCCCGCACCACCCGGCCGAAGGCCCCGAACCCCTGCCCATCCGGGTTGCGCTTGCCGCCGAAGTCCAGCTCGGGCTGATCGCCAATGCAGATGAAGAAGTCGGACACCGCCGAGTCGGGCGTGTCCCGGGCCATGGACACCGTGCCGTCCTTGTGCCGCAGGCCGGTGACACTCGTGCGCTCCAGGGCGATGGGGGCGCGCAGCTCGACCTTGCGCGAGGGAGCGGCTCCGCCCTGGATGACCTCGATCTTCACGGGGTTGTTCGGCTGATTGCCGGGCGTCACGGTGCGGTGGAACACGCCTCCCTTGAACAGCCCCGCGTCCACGTAGCCGAGGAAGTTGCGCACGGTGCCAGGGGCATGGGCCTCGTCGAGCTCCAGTTCGATCTCCCCCTTCTCCGTGCGCAGCACCACGTTCACCTTGCCCGCGGGCGCGGCGGGAGCCGTCTCCTTCTTCGGAGGCTCGGCGAGGGAAGCGGAGGCGAGCAGCAGCAGGACGGCACAGCACGAGGACACAATCGGCTTCATCGGCATCTCCAGGTCACGCGGGGAACCTGGAGGGCAGTGAAGCGCGGCGGCCCCTCGTGAGGGAAGGGCCGCGACCCGCTCAAGGCGCCTTGCCCGGCAGCGGCGCGACCACCGGCACCGAGGGAACGGAAGGCGGCGAGCCCGGCCCTCCACCGCCAATGGCCTTCTGGGAGCCCTCGTCCTTGGGCTGCTTCAGGGGCACGCCCACGTATTGGACGTTGTCGTTGTTGTCGATGGCGAAGCGCACGAGCGCGCGCAGCACGCGGTTGCGCTTCACGTTGCCCACCACCTGCCGCAGGTCCTCGTACACGGTGGGATCGGTGATGATGCCGCCCAGCGAGCCCTCGCCGCGAGCGATCATGGAGGTGATCTGCTTGATGTCGGCGGCGGCGCTGCCCAGGTCGGCGATCATGCCGCCCGAGCTGCCATAGACGAGCTGGTGCACGGCACCATCGGGGTTCTTCTTCGCGTCCTCGAGCAGCCCGGCGAGCTGGCCCGCGGCGGAGCCCAGCTCCTTGAGGGCGTTGGCGCCGTCCTGGCCGTAGATGAGGGCGTGGGCGGTGCCGTTGCCGTGCTCCACCTCGCCGAGCAGGGACTCGACGTGGGCCACGGCCTTGTCCATGCGCACGGCGGTCTGGGAGGCCGTGGCCACGAGCGCGCGCACGTTGCGGCCGGTCTCCTTGTCATAGATGAGGGCGTGCAAGGTGCCATCACCCTTCTCGATCTCCTCGAGCATCAGGCGCAGGCTGCGCACGCCGGCGGCCACGTCCTGGGCCATCTGGGGGTCGGCGTACGCGGTCACCGCCTTGCGCAGCTCGCCGCTCACGGCCACGGCGTCATCGAGCACCTTGCTGGCGCTGCGCATCATCGCGCTCACGTCCCCGGTGGTCTCGGAGGGAATCTCACCGCCCTCGGGCACCTCGGGCTGGTCCAGGGAGCCGAGCGAGATGTCCACGGCCTTGTCCCCGAGCACGCCGAGGCTGGACAGGCGGGCGACGGAGTCGGCGCGCACGCGCTGGGCGTACTCGGTGCTCAGGCGCAGGCGCACCTCCATGCGCTTCTCGCCGGGCTTGGAGGGGAAGCCCACGGCCTCCACCCGGCCGACCTCCAGGCCGTTGAGCCACACGGGGGAATGGCTGGAGAGTCCTTCCACGCTCGCGAAGTAGGCGCGGTAGCTGACCTGCTTCTCGAACAGGTGGGTCTTCTGACCGATGAAGAAGACGACGATGCCCGCCAGCACGAAGGCCATCGCCACGAAAGCGCCCACCCGGAGGGCGAGCCGTTGATCCTTGGATGTCTGTGTGAAGATGCTCACGACGCCGCCCTCCCCAACTCCTGCCCCCGGGCGTCCAGGAAGGCCCGCACCTCGGGCACCTTGGAACGCCGGATTTCCTCCGTGGTGCCCACCTGGACGATGCGCCGGTTGGCCAGCATGGCGATCCGGTCGGACACCGAGAAGGCACTCACCATGTCATGCGTGACCACGATGGACGTGCACCCGAGCTGCTTCTGCATGGAGCGGATCATCTGATCGATCGTCTCCGTGGTGACGGGATCCAATCCCGTGGTGGGCTCGTCCCAGAGGATGACCTCCGGGTTGGTGGCGATGGCGCGCGCCAGCCCCACGCGCTTACGCATACCACCGGACAGGTCCGCGGGCCGCATGTTCTCGATGCCCGGCAGCCCCACGAGCGCGAGCTTCTCGGCCACCCGCTCGCGCACCTGCGCGGGCTTCATGTCCGGGAAGTGCTCGTGCAGCGGGTAGGCGATGTTCTCCCCGACGCTCAGCGAGTCGAACAGGGCCGCGCCCTGGAACACCATGGCCACGTGGCGGCGCAGGTGGATGAAGTCCTCCTCACCGAACTCGGTGAGATCCTGCCCCTGGAAGAAGATGCGGCCGGAGTCGTGGCGCAGCAACCCGATGAGGCACTTGAGCAGCACGCTCTTGCCCGTGCCCGAGCCACCGATGACGGTGAGTGTCTCGCCCGCGTACACCGAGAGCATCACGTCGTCGTAGATGTGCTTGGAGCCGAAGGCCTTGCGCACGTGCTCGAAGCGGATGAGCTCCTCTCCGGCCTTGAGCGGTTGGAAGCGCAGACGAGGGGGCGGGCGGGAGAACATGGCGTGGGAGGCAGTGCGTCAGAGGGAGAGCGTGAGCTTGGTGATGAAGAAGTCGGCCAGACACACGGTAACGGAGGTGATGGCGACGGTCTCGGTGGTGGCGCGGCCCACCCCCTCGGTGCCGTTCTGCACGGTGAGCCCCTTGAAGCAGCCAACGATGCCGATGATGCCGCCGAAGACGAAGCCCTTGAAGACGCCGGAGAGGAAGTCGCTCATGAGGATGACGTCGAGCGCTCCCTTGAAGAACAGATTGAAGCCGATGCCGTATTGGGCCTTCACCACGAGCGCGCCGGCGAGCATGCCGACGACGTCGGCGAGGATGGTGAGCGCGGGGCCGAGCACGAAGCAGGCGAGCACGCGAGGCACCACGAGCTTGCGCAGGGGGTCGGCGCCGAGCGCGCGAATGGCGTCCACCTGCTCGGTGACGGTCATGGAGCCCAGCTCCGCGGCGATGCCCGAGCCCACCCGAGCGCCCACGGTGAGGGCGATGAGCACGGGGGACAGCTCGCGAAAGAGCGTGAGGACGACGACGCGGCCCACGGTGTACTGCACGCCGAAGCGCGCGAGGAAGAAGCCGAACTGGAGCGAGATGACGAGTCCGGCGAAGGTGGCGGTGAGCAGGGCGATGGGCAGCGAGCGCACGCCCAGCGCCTCGAGCTGGTAGATGAAGGCGGAGGGCGAGAAGGGCGGGCTGAGGGCGCGGGTGAACACCTGGCCGGTCATCACCGCGAGCGAGCCCAGGCGCTCGAGCCGCACGAGGCAGCGGCCCCAGAGCGAGTCGTCCTCACCGGGGGCGGCGGGCGTGGGAGGAGCGGCGGGCGCGACGTCCACGTCGGTGCTCATGAGGGGTTCTCCACGTGGAAGCCACCCACGAGCGCATCCAGATCCTCGACCCGGTCCTGCAAGTGGCCCAGGGGAGCGACGTAGGTGAAGTCGTAGACGCAGCGGTCCTTCTTGAGCACGACGAGGAGCAACTCCACGGGCACGCCATCGAGCTTAGCCTGGAAGTGCGAGCGCAGGGCCTCTCGCTCGTCGACGACCTCGGCGCGCTGCATCAAGGAGACGCGCTCGGTGAAGCCCTCGAGCAGGTGACGCGTGAGCACCTCGAGCGAGGCGTCATCGTGCTCGCGGCAGGTGGAATTGACGGACAGGGCGTGGCCGGTGTCCTCGGTGAACCAGGCGAGATCATTCTCGGAGAGCTTGACCTGGGACCAGACAGGGGGAAGCGCCCCGACGCGGTAGCGCACTCCGGGCTTGGAGAGCACCTGATCCTCGAAGCGCACACCGCGGTGGCACCCGAGGGCCACCAGCAACAGGGACAACAGGATGACTCGATTCGACCTCACGCCGCCAGGGTAGGCACCCCCCTCCCACCCGGTGAGTCGCACGGGAGGGAGAACTGTTCATTCCTGAGCAGAAGAGGGGGGCGAGCGGGCGTACCAGGGGCATGCCGTGACGGGTGTTCCACTGGGGATGAGCGTGCCGATGTTGAGAGATGAACCCTCGACCCCGAGCACGACGCGGGAGGCCCCCGATGGACGGCGGATTGGGAATTTTTGGACTGGGATTGTTCCTGTTATCGATTGCCCTGCTCTATGCCCGGGAGGCGTTCGGGCTGGCGTGGCCCCTGTTGGGGCTGTCGCTCATCTCGATGGGCTTCGCCATGTCGGAGAGTCCGCGGCGGCGGGACGTGGCGTTGGGCATAGGCGTGGCGTGCCTGGTGGCGGCGCTGGTGAGCCTGGCCTTCTCGGTGTCGTGGTGGTGGGTGGTGGCCACGGCGCTGTTTGGCGTGGCCTACATGGTGCTGTGGGCGGAGTTCCGCTTCGCCTTCTTCCAGCACCTGCCCCAGGAAGCGGGAGGGCGGACGAACCACGACTCGCGGCACCTCGGCTCGCGCCGGCCGTGAGGCACGGGGCTACAACCCGCCCGTCTGCCCGAGCACCCAGAGCGTGACGGCGATGGGATCCGGGCAGTCGGAAAGACGTTGGGCCTCGGCCACGGAGGCCCAGCGGGAGGCGCCGCGGTAGATGACCCCATTGTCCAGGGTGGCCACCCGCACGCCATTCACCTCGATGTCGTAGCCGTGGCCCCGGCGGACGGCGCGGCCCTGGGGATTGCCCCCCTTGTCGATGGCCACGTCCATGCCGGATCTGCGCACGGTGTACTGGGTGACTCCCGCCTTTTCCACGCGGTTGCCGGTGCACTTGTAGTCCGCGGCGGCGGAGTGGGTGGCCCCCAGCACACAGAGCACGGCGAGCGACGACCTCATCTTCACGGCGTACCTCCAGGCGATGGGACCGCGGCGGTCCCATGCTGTGGACCCAACGTGACACACCCGTCTGACATGGCGCGTCATCGTGGAGGGAGCCGTCTGGGTTCAGGAGGAGGGGGCGAGCGCGAGGAGGGCGGCGATGAGGGGATTGGGTTGGGGGCCGCGGCGCCAGGCGACGTAGAGGGGGAACTCGCGAGCGGGCTCGGTGAGGGGGAGCGCGGTGACGCCGGGGACGCGGGGGCCGCGAGGCTCCACGGAGGCCAGGAGCGAGTAGCCGAGCCCGGCGGCCACGAAGCCGAGGATGGTCTCGGCGGAATCGGCCGCGTAGATGCGCCGGGGGACGACGCCGAAGTGGGCGAGCGCGGCGAGCTGCAGCTCACGCAGGTAGGTGTCGGAGCTGTAGGCGATGAAGGGCTCGTCGCGCCAGGGCTCGGGGGTGACGGGGCGCTTGAGGTTGGGCCGTGGGCGCGAGGGGACGACGAGGTAGGCGCGGGTCTTGCCCACCTGCCGCGCCTCCAGGTCCGGAGGAACCTCGGGGAGATGGTCCACGAGGAGCTCCGCCTCACCGGAGCGCAGGGCTCCGACGGCGGGAGTCTTGGCCTCGAAGAGGGCGACCTCGATGTCGGGCCGTTGGCCGCGCAGGCGGCGCAGCCAGGGGGGCAGGAGGTGGCGCAGCACGTGCCCCGAGGCATGGATGCGCAAGCGGCCCCCGACCTCACCCGTACACAGGGAGCGCTCCAGCGCGGGCAGTCCCTCGTAGAAGGGGGCGACGGCGTCGTAGAGGACGCGGCCCTGGGGGGTGAGGACGACGCGGTCCTTGCCGATGCGCTCGAAGAGGCGCACGCCGAGTTCGGCTTCCAGCCGCCGCACCTGCTGGTGCACGCCGGGTTGGGTGATGGGGTACGGAAAGGCCCGGGCCGCGCGGGCGTACCCTTCACATCGCGCGACCCAGTAGAAGCCCTCGAGGCGCTGGAGCTGAATCATACACGGCATCTTATCGATGCTCGGCCTCTTCGTTCCATGCGGTTTGCGATGAAGGTGGGTAGGGTGTGTCTCATCCGGCGCACCAACACGGGGCGCCCACCGAGCGAATGGAGTGCACCATGTCCCGCCAATCAACCAATGCCTCGCAGGATCACAGTGGAGCCTGGGTCGTCCAGACGTGGGCGTCGTTCATCCTGTCGGTGGCGGTGACGTCGATGGGCATCTACCACCTGCCGGTGGACGGCTGGCAGAAGGCTTTCCTGGGCATGGGGTTGCTCTTCACGGTGGGCTCCACGTTCACACTGTCCAAGACGGTGCGAGACCAGCACGAGCAGCAGCGTCTGACGGCGCGCATCGACGAGGCGCGGGTGACCAAGCTGCTGGCCGAGGTGGACCCGGTGGTTCTCAAGTAGAGCCGGCTGGTAGGCTGGGGCGGGCGCTGCCCCCTTGGCCGAGTGGCGGCGGTGAAGCTCGCAAGGAGTAGCCCATGTCCTCCCGATTCAACCGCGATCCGCACCTCGAGCCTCCGCGAGGAGAGAAGGAGTCGGCGGACGGTCCGGTGTCGCCGCGGCAGGGGCAGACGCCGCTGGTGATGGATGACGGGCCCACGAATGGGCAGCACTTCTCGCGCTGCATCCGTTGCGAGACGGAGAATGGCCGGTTCGCCGTCGTATGCACGACGTGCGGAGCGGATCTCCGAGCACCGGAGCAGCGGGCGGAGGACGAGAAGCGCGGGCGCGAGCGCGCACGGGCGGAGGAGCGGGAGCGGGAGGAGATGAGGGTGCGCCAGGCGATGTCGGCCGAGCGGCCCATGTGGCACACCGAGGAGGAAGAGGGAATTCCCCCCGTGTTCGAGCCTTCGCTGGGCAGGGGGCTCATGCGTCGCATCCAGAATCCCACCGCGAGGTGGATGAGCGTGGGGGCGGCGGTGGGCCTGCCGTTGCTGCTCACGCGAGCGGGACACGGGCCGCTCTGGGTGCTCGGCATGTACCTGGGGGTCTTCGTGGCGGCGAGCTTCGTGCCCAGTGCGTTCTGGATGAGGAGGAGGCGCGACGAGTAGCCCCCGGGCGCATCACCCGGGCTCGCCGTCCGCAGGAGGAGGAAAGCCGGCGGGAGCTTCTCCGGGAGGAACGAGGGAAACCCCACCCGCGCGCACGCCCATCCACAGGGTGTCCTGGGCGGCGGCGGCGCGCACGAGGCTGGCGTCGGTGGTGGTGAGGAAGACCTGAGCGCCGCTCTCGGCGAGGTAGCGCATCAGGTAGGCATTGCGCTCGGGATCCAGCTCGCTCGAGACATCATCGAGCAGGAGCAGGGGCAGGAAGCCCGTGGCCGCCTCGAGGTTCTCGATCTCGGCGATCTTCCATCCCAGCACGAGCGCGCGCTGCTGCCCCTGACTGGCGTAGGCGCGAGCGCTGCGGGAGCCCAGGGTGACGGAGACATCATCCGCGTGGGGACCTACCGAGGTGAAGCCTCGATCGAGGTCTCTTCGAGAGCGGGACACGAGCGCTTCGCGGAGCGCGTTCGCCAGGGCCGCCTCATCTGCCTGGGAGAAGTCGAGGTCACCCAGATGGGCGGGGCGGTACCCATAGGAGGCGGGCTCCGGAGTCCGCCCGATGGAGGAGAAGGTGGCCTGGGCGCGGGGCGCGAGCTCCGCCATGAGGGCTCGTCGCCGGGCATAGACGCGGGCGCCTGCCTTGGCGAGGGTCTCGTCGTAGGCCTCGAGATAGACGGAGTCCACCGGACCGGTGCGCAGCAGACGATTGCGATTCTTCAGGGCCCGAGCGTACTCGCGGCTCTCGCGCAGGAAGGAGGGGAAGCGGTTGAAGACGGCGCGATCCAGGAAGCCCCGGCGCGAATCCGGGCCGCCTTTTATGACCTCCAGATCATCCGGTGTGAAGGCCACCACCGAGACGCCGCCGAAGTACTCCTCCAGGCTGGGAGCCTTTTTTCCATCCACGAAGGACTGCCGGACGCCGCCGGACACCTCCACGGAGATTTCGCGTTCGGCGCCCTTGAGGAGGAAGCGGCCCGACACCCGGGCGGCCGGAGCCCCCCACCGAACGAGTTCCGACAACCGACCCGCGCGCAGGGGCTTGAGCGTCGCGAGGAAGTAGAGGGCTTCCAGCAGGTTGGTCTTGCCCTGGCCGTTCTGCCCCACCGCGATGGTCGCGTGCGGGCTCGGCGACAGGGA
It encodes the following:
- a CDS encoding peptidylprolyl isomerase — its product is MKPIVSSCCAVLLLLASASLAEPPKKETAPAAPAGKVNVVLRTEKGEIELELDEAHAPGTVRNFLGYVDAGLFKGGVFHRTVTPGNQPNNPVKIEVIQGGAAPSRKVELRAPIALERTSVTGLRHKDGTVSMARDTPDSAVSDFFICIGDQPELDFGGKRNPDGQGFGAFGRVVRGMDVVRAIQQAPARGQQLTPPVKILESSRKK
- a CDS encoding MlaE family ABC transporter permease, whose amino-acid sequence is MSTDVDVAPAAPPTPAAPGEDDSLWGRCLVRLERLGSLAVMTGQVFTRALSPPFSPSAFIYQLEALGVRSLPIALLTATFAGLVISLQFGFFLARFGVQYTVGRVVVLTLFRELSPVLIALTVGARVGSGIAAELGSMTVTEQVDAIRALGADPLRKLVVPRVLACFVLGPALTILADVVGMLAGALVVKAQYGIGFNLFFKGALDVILMSDFLSGVFKGFVFGGIIGIVGCFKGLTVQNGTEGVGRATTETVAITSVTVCLADFFITKLTLSL
- a CDS encoding YiaA/YiaB family inner membrane protein, with the translated sequence MSRQSTNASQDHSGAWVVQTWASFILSVAVTSMGIYHLPVDGWQKAFLGMGLLFTVGSTFTLSKTVRDQHEQQRLTARIDEARVTKLLAEVDPVVLK
- a CDS encoding LysR family transcriptional regulator codes for the protein MIQLQRLEGFYWVARCEGYARAARAFPYPITQPGVHQQVRRLEAELGVRLFERIGKDRVVLTPQGRVLYDAVAPFYEGLPALERSLCTGEVGGRLRIHASGHVLRHLLPPWLRRLRGQRPDIEVALFEAKTPAVGALRSGEAELLVDHLPEVPPDLEARQVGKTRAYLVVPSRPRPNLKRPVTPEPWRDEPFIAYSSDTYLRELQLAALAHFGVVPRRIYAADSAETILGFVAAGLGYSLLASVEPRGPRVPGVTALPLTEPAREFPLYVAWRRGPQPNPLIAALLALAPSS
- the recF gene encoding DNA replication/repair protein RecF (All proteins in this family for which functions are known are DNA-binding proteins that assist the filamentation of RecA onto DNA for the initiation of recombination or recombinational repair.), whose protein sequence is MRLLALHVQDFRNLGQVSLSPSPHATIAVGQNGQGKTNLLEALYFLATLKPLRAGRLSELVRWGAPAARVSGRFLLKGAEREISVEVSGGVRQSFVDGKKAPSLEEYFGGVSVVAFTPDDLEVIKGGPDSRRGFLDRAVFNRFPSFLRESREYARALKNRNRLLRTGPVDSVYLEAYDETLAKAGARVYARRRALMAELAPRAQATFSSIGRTPEPASYGYRPAHLGDLDFSQADEAALANALREALVSRSRRDLDRGFTSVGPHADDVSVTLGSRSARAYASQGQQRALVLGWKIAEIENLEAATGFLPLLLLDDVSSELDPERNAYLMRYLAESGAQVFLTTTDASLVRAAAAQDTLWMGVRAGGVSLVPPGEAPAGFPPPADGEPG
- a CDS encoding ABC transporter ATP-binding protein, with translation MFSRPPPRLRFQPLKAGEELIRFEHVRKAFGSKHIYDDVMLSVYAGETLTVIGGSGTGKSVLLKCLIGLLRHDSGRIFFQGQDLTEFGEEDFIHLRRHVAMVFQGAALFDSLSVGENIAYPLHEHFPDMKPAQVRERVAEKLALVGLPGIENMRPADLSGGMRKRVGLARAIATNPEVILWDEPTTGLDPVTTETIDQMIRSMQKQLGCTSIVVTHDMVSAFSVSDRIAMLANRRIVQVGTTEEIRRSKVPEVRAFLDARGQELGRAAS
- a CDS encoding MlaD family protein, translating into MSIFTQTSKDQRLALRVGAFVAMAFVLAGIVVFFIGQKTHLFEKQVSYRAYFASVEGLSSHSPVWLNGLEVGRVEAVGFPSKPGEKRMEVRLRLSTEYAQRVRADSVARLSSLGVLGDKAVDISLGSLDQPEVPEGGEIPSETTGDVSAMMRSASKVLDDAVAVSGELRKAVTAYADPQMAQDVAAGVRSLRLMLEEIEKGDGTLHALIYDKETGRNVRALVATASQTAVRMDKAVAHVESLLGEVEHGNGTAHALIYGQDGANALKELGSAAGQLAGLLEDAKKNPDGAVHQLVYGSSGGMIADLGSAAADIKQITSMIARGEGSLGGIITDPTVYEDLRQVVGNVKRNRVLRALVRFAIDNNDNVQYVGVPLKQPKDEGSQKAIGGGGPGSPPSVPSVPVVAPLPGKAP